CAACGTTAAAACGCCATATTACCTCGGCCACGCGGTCGGCCTGCCGACCAGGGCCGACGGCAGGACTTTGAACAGCCCGGTGAACCTTGCCAGTTATCGACAAGCCGGAATCGGCTGCCCAGCTGGTTCGACAAATTCGTACGCATAGGTCGGGGGGCTGTCGGGCAACTTGAATCTCTCCCTTGCCGTGTAGAGCGCAGGCAGCGAGTCCGTTGCAGGGTCACGCTGTGGCGAGGGTCGCGGTACCCGCGCGTAACGCATTCTGGGCGCATCGCGGCTGACCGGATAGCTTGGCAGTTGCCGGCGCTCCATGAGCGCCAGCGCTGGATCGGACTTGTGACCAACCGGGATCATCGAGGCAGGTTCCATCCATGCACTGAACCCGTCAGCGGGGATGTCATGCGGGTAGACGAACCAGTAGGTCACACCGTTGTCAGGCGACGGCAGCGTGATGCCCATGGCGCTCGCGGTACTGCCCCGGTCTGGAGATCCCTTATCGAAGACAGGCTGGCCATGAACCGTCGAGTCTCGCAGGCTCAACACGCCGGCCGACAAGCCAGGGGAATCATTGAACACCTCTTCGTAACGAAGCAGCAGCCTTGCGGCGGTACGGGCATCGGCGGACGGCTTCACTCGCCGAACCGTCCGTGGCGCGAGCGCGAGTTCAGCTTCCGGATAAGCCCACAATGGATGATTGCGCAAGCGATCCAGGACGATCTCGTCGAACTCGACAACCCTGGTCGGCAGGCATACCTGGATTCGAACATTCGATCCTTCGCCCCGCCACGCTCTTGCGCCCTGCAGGCCCGCAACGCAGCCTTGTAACGCTGCGATGAAACCCAGCCCGAGCATCAGCGCCGCGGCCTTGCGCGCGCTCTGCCGGCTGTGCTGCAAGATGATCGGAGGGGAGCTATGCATGGGATGACTGAAAGCGTACGGACAGCTTATCACAGGGGCCAATGCCGCTATCCGATATCGGCACTGCCCTATCGAGGTTGGGGCCTGCCCCGTTTTTCAGGCGGTCCGGCGCGCCGACGGCTCCCGGTGTTGATCGCACGGTTCAATGGTTCTGCGATCAAAACCAGGGTCAGTCCCTTGCAGGGACAGACCCTCTGCATGCGAGCGTCGGCTTGGCTTGGCGGCACTCATCGCAGGGCCGTTCCCGCTCGAGTCGACATGACGCGTCCGGTGTCGTGCCCCCGGAAGGGAAACGGCTTAGCCGACGCTTTGGTCCTGCACCACCGGCCAGGCTTGTTCCGCCCACTCGCGCAAATACTCCTCGCATGCCCTTCCGCCCGCCACCGCCTGCCGATCGCCCTCGGGCAGCCGCGCCAGCGCCGCTGCGATGGCGGCGTTGAACGTGCCCAGGCGCGCACAACAACGCACCGTTTCGGCAAGGTGTGCGCCGGACAAGTGCCGCAGCGCCGTCGTCAGCACGTTCTCCACCCACGCCTGCAGGTCCGGCCGATACGGCGGCTGTACGCGGAAGCGGTGCGTGACGTGGGAGCGCGGCACGCCCAGCAAGGGGCGCCCCATGCGCCACCAGCACAGCGACAGGTCGACGTCCTCCAGCCCGAACTCGCGGAACGGCCCGAAGCCCCCGGTCGCCAGGAATGGCTCGCGCGCCACGGCCAGGCAGCCGCCAGGCACCAGCCCGACCGCCTGCAGCGCATCGCCCGCTGGCCGGTTCCACCGGTACGTGAACAGCGGATCGACGAGGTGCGCGCCGCAGCCGGCCCGCGCCGGCTCGCGCTCGTCGTGGACGGCCGGGCCGGCGATGGCGTCCGGATGGCGCTCCAAGGCGGCCACCAGCGGTGCCAGCCAGCCGGGGTCCACCGTGCAGTGGGCATCCAGGAACACCAGCAGCGGCTGGGCGGCGGCCAGCGCGCCCGCATTGCGCGCCGGCGCAATGCCCGCGTGCGCCCGTTGCAGCACCCGTACGGACGGCGGCCATGGCCCGGCCGTGCTGCCGTCCGTGCTGCCGTCGTCCACGATCAACACCTCGGCGGGCCGTGCCGGCGCTGCCAGCAGCGACGCCACCGTCGCGGCCAGCGCCGCGCCTTCTTCAAAGCTCGAGATCACCACCGCGACCGGCAGGTCGCCGCTCATGGCGCGCACTGGAGGCTGGGCGGCAGCCGCGCGGCGATGCTGGCAGGCGTCTCGCGACGGCTCCAGAACGTATGGCACTGCGGCAGCGGATGCTGTTCCTGCCAGCTGCAGCAGTCCGGCGCGAACAGCAGTGCCTGCGCACGCAGCAGCGCGAACTCGCAGAAGCGGTCGGCCCCGCGCTGCAATGCGTATGCCGGCATCGAGACGCCATGGCGCTGTTCGCACTGCGCGCGCAGGGCAACGTAGACGTGGCGCGGCAGCGCGAGCGGCGGCGGCACCGTCAGGTCCCATGACAGCGGCTGCCCAAAGAAGTCGGCAGCGCAGCTTCCCCAGCCATCGCCTGGCGGACGGCCGCCTGTCGCACGATAGTCGACGCGCACGCGCGCGCCG
This is a stretch of genomic DNA from Pseudoduganella chitinolytica. It encodes these proteins:
- a CDS encoding glycosyltransferase family 2 protein produces the protein MSGDLPVAVVISSFEEGAALAATVASLLAAPARPAEVLIVDDGSTDGSTAGPWPPSVRVLQRAHAGIAPARNAGALAAAQPLLVFLDAHCTVDPGWLAPLVAALERHPDAIAGPAVHDEREPARAGCGAHLVDPLFTYRWNRPAGDALQAVGLVPGGCLAVAREPFLATGGFGPFREFGLEDVDLSLCWWRMGRPLLGVPRSHVTHRFRVQPPYRPDLQAWVENVLTTALRHLSGAHLAETVRCCARLGTFNAAIAAALARLPEGDRQAVAGGRACEEYLREWAEQAWPVVQDQSVG